AAGAACATACCCTGTAAAAATCCCTAATAAGGTTGCAACAAAAGCTGCGGAAATCGCATGGCCTAATGTTTCTGTGTCGGCCATATTTCCAAGGGCCGCAATTAGTCCAATGACAGCCCCTAAAACCCCCAAAGTCGGAGCATATGTACCAGCTTGTGAAAAAATTAAAGCTCCAGAAGCGTGACGGTCTTCCATCGCCTCCACTTCTTCATTTAATACATCGCGAATATAATCGGCGCTTTGACCATCAATCGCTAAGCTTAACCCATTTTTTAGAAATGGGTCCTCAATGTCACTTCTCTTCGATTCCAATGCTAATAATCCTTCTTTACGAGCGATTTCCGCCCATTCTGTGAAAAGCTTAATAATCTCTTGAGGTGGGACCATTTTTTTCTCTTTCAATATAATGCCGAATAATTTCGGAACTTTTTTCAATTCATTCATAGGAAAAGCGATCGTTACGGCTGCAACAGTTCCAAGAATAATAATGAGAAAAGCCGCCGGGTTTACCAGCGCTGAAACACTTACCCCTTTCAAAATCATTCCCACACCAACCGCGATTATCCCCAAAATAATTCCTATTAATGATGTTTTATCCATAATTCTCACCCTAATTTTTTTAGTCTTCTATTATTCTTATCGGAATAAATAAAGGAAAATTTAGATGTACATCGTATTAGTTATGAAATTATTCCTAATTCACCACTTTCTTTACTTAGTTCTTTTGAACTAAAAATAAACAACACTTCATTCAGTGTCATTTAAAATGAGAAAAATTAAAATCTATTTTTCTTTAATCCTATTCCCACTAAGAACAAAAGCAGAAGCGCCTGCCCATCGGCGTACGGATTTCGTTGTCTTTGACTGAGATAAAGGAAACACAGCAAGGTACTCCTCGAGCTGATGTTGACTTATCGTAGGGAAAAAACGGAGAAATTCACTAGACGATAGGCGCTGAAACTAGACTGGACAACATTTTTCAAGGGGGATCCACAGTTCGAAATTTTATAGTTTCTCAGGCTAATAAAAAAAGCACCTAGGCTAAAAAACCTAGATGC
The sequence above is drawn from the Oikeobacillus pervagus genome and encodes:
- the motA gene encoding flagellar motor stator protein MotA, translated to MDKTSLIGIILGIIAVGVGMILKGVSVSALVNPAAFLIIILGTVAAVTIAFPMNELKKVPKLFGIILKEKKMVPPQEIIKLFTEWAEIARKEGLLALESKRSDIEDPFLKNGLSLAIDGQSADYIRDVLNEEVEAMEDRHASGALIFSQAGTYAPTLGVLGAVIGLIAALGNMADTETLGHAISAAFVATLLGIFTGYVLWHPFANKLKRKSKQEVQIKEMMIEGILSILEGEAPRVLEQKLSSYLPSDEKKKLLASSNGGEANGEA